The proteins below are encoded in one region of Pectinophora gossypiella chromosome 26, ilPecGoss1.1, whole genome shotgun sequence:
- the LOC126378286 gene encoding histone H2B.1-like, giving the protein MAPKVPKKPLKSMEKPIEKPISKSKKMKKKTFTNFSIYLYKLLRQVTQNKIGISRKSMLIMNNFVYDMLEKIASEAGRLVAHSKRNTLSSREIQSAIKLLVPGELAKHANMDALKAVTMYHNSQENEV; this is encoded by the coding sequence ATGGCGCCGAAAGTTCCTAAAAAGCCATTGAAATCTATGGAGAAGCCTATCGAAAAACCGATTTCAAAATCAAAGAAGATGAAAAAGAAGACGTTTACCAACTTCTCCATTTACCTATACAAGTTATTAAGACAAGTAACACAGAATAAGATTGGAATATCAAGGAAATCAATGTTGATAAtgaataattttgtctatgacaTGTTGGAGAAGATAGCTTCAGAAGCGGGCAGGCTCGTAGCGCATTCGAAACGGAATACATTGAGTAGCCGGGAAATCCAATCTGCTATCAAACTTTTGGTACCAGGTGAACTAGCGAAACACGCAAATATGGACGCCTTGAAAGCAGTGACGATGTACCACAATAGCCAAGAGAATGAAGTTTGA
- the LOC126378556 gene encoding histone H4 yields MTGRGKGGKGLGKGGAKRHRKVLRDNIQGITKPAIRRLARRGGVKRISGLIYEETRGVLKVFLENVIRDAVTYTEHAKRKTVTAMDVVYALKRQGRTLYGFGG; encoded by the coding sequence ATGACAGGCCGTGGAAAAGGCGGGAAAGGACTCGGGAAAGGGGGCGCTAAGCGTCACAGAAAAGTACTTCGAGACAACATCCAAGGTATTACCAAGCCAGCAATAAGAAGATTAGCAAGAAGAGGAGGCGTGAAGAGGATTTCTGGCTTGATATACGAAGAAACAAGAGGCGTTTTGAAAGTTTTCTTGGAAAATGTTATCCGCGATGCTGTAACCTACACAGAACACGCGAAACGAAAAACTGTTACGGCAATGGATGTTGTTTACGCCTTAAAAAGACAAGGCAGAACGCTATACGGCTTTGGtgggtaa
- the LOC126378548 gene encoding histone H3-like gives MARTKQTARKSTGGKAPRKQLATKAARKSAPATGGVKKPHRYRPGTVALREIRRYQKSTELLIRKLPFQRLVREIAQDYKADLRFQSSAVMALQEASEAYLVGLFEDTNLCAIHAKRVTIMPKDIQLARRVRGERA, from the coding sequence ATGGCGCGAACAAAACAAACAGCTAGAAAATCTACCGGAGGTAAAGCGCCAAGGAAACAGCTAGCGACGAAAGCGGCTAGAAAAAGCGCACCGGCCACTGGTGGCGTGAAAAAACCGCACCGTTACCGCCCGGGAACAGTCGCTCTGCGAGAAATTCGAAGATACCAAAAGAGCACTGAATTGCTAATAAGAAAACTCCCGTTTCAACGGCTAGTGAGGGAGATAGCCCAAGATTACAAGGCGGATTTAAGGTTTCAAAGTTCAGCGGTAATGGCGCTTCAGGAGGCCAGTGAAGCGTACTTAGTAGGTCTTTTTGAGGACACTAACTTGTGCGCTATTCACGCCAAAAGGGTGACCATAATGCCTAAGGATATCCAACTCGCAAGGCGCGTTAGGGGCGAACGAGCGTAA
- the LOC126378415 gene encoding uncharacterized protein LOC126378415, whose product MDSPKIVYKYYSNPAFCGQSEQRCRTQRMTPIGASPRKNVEISTRIHRTDISDNPLRLLRDEPPALPPKPAKYLNRSFQRQSSLICKPTRSVVRSRTRSEDLEMAQFKRDRRSKYDRNAESDDGLEDSRLKHRYEVIRDDFDDLVDYSPTKKRIVQAESHEVLEYNVDGPDDNELKEIPTEIVKTVNGKMHRYAIVATEDEEPRKCNVTFTSPAMSKKNLIATQKLHELLSTPRKLKSYASQPSVRITPNKSIDSPRHHTPRSIISSTPHVTPSKSCANLSIARQTSPISPKAQKNLNYGLPEGFERHDVFVTSFRTEKDRSFEEVERKESKRDRSKKTTAVISPRVASPPSEANTDETYKSLSNLKAVNSATASLTIAALMLTLCGGLTTGLSFYMMYSMGRRYYLDFGVLSGFTCFLLGLLGFRSRRQQLLPNRNFISGYIVLSSFSLLSAFGLLILLSVQPKPGTPLNDITSGAVCGVSILCLCLATMGVLASYCCARDPPDNRVGTVRWY is encoded by the exons ATGGACTCGCCAAAAATTGTCTACAAATACTATTCCAACCCCGCTTTCTGCGGCCAGAGTGAACAAAGATGCAGGACCCAAAGAATGACACCCATAGGAGCGTCGCCACGAAAAAACGTAGAAATCTCAACCAGAATCCACCGAACGGACATCTCGGATAATCCTCTAAGGCTACTGAGAGATGAGCCACCGGCATTACCACCGAAACCAGCTAAATACCTGAACAGAAGTTTCCAAAGACAGTCGTCTTTGATTTGTAAACCGACCAGGAGTGTCGTGCGGTCGAGAACTAGGAGTGAGGACTTAGAAATGGCACAGTTCAAAAGGGACAGACGCTCGAAGTACGATAGGAACGCTGAAAGCGACGATGGACTCGAAGACTCCAGACTAAAACACAGATACGAAGTCATAAGAGACGACTTTGATGACTTGGTGGATTATTCACCGACGAAAAAAAGGATAGTACAAGCAGAATCGCACGAAGTGTTAGAATACAACGTTGATGGCCCAGACGACAACGAACTGAAAGAAATACCCACGGAAATAGTCAAAACTGTAAACGGAAAGATGCATAGATACGCAATAGTGGCGACAGAAGACGAAGAACCAAGGAAATGCAACGTAACCTTCACGTCTCCGGCGATGTCGAAGAAGAACTTAATAGCGACGCAGAAACTGCACGAGTTGCTATCAACGCCAAGAAAACTCAAGAGTTACGCCAGCCAGCCGTCAGTGAGGATCACTCCAAACAAGTCAATAGACAGTCCAAGGCATCATACCCCAAGGAGCATCATATCCAGCACTCCTCACGTGACTCCATCGAAGTCTTGTGCTAATCTGTCAATAGCAAGACAAACTTCGCCGATTTCGCCAAAAGCTCAGAAGAACTTAAACTATGGTTTGCCAGAAGGCTTTGAGAGGCATGACGTGTTTGTGACGAGCTTCAGAACGGAGAAGGACAGGAGTTTTGAGGAAGTAGAGAGGAAAGAAAGTAAGAGGGACAGAAGTAAGAAGACCACTGCAGTTATTTCGCCGAG agtgGCATCCCCCCCCTCAGAAGCCAACACGGACGAGACATACAAGTCTCTGTCCAACCTGAAGGCGGTCAACTCCGCGACTGCCTCTCTCACCATCGCAGCCCTGATGCTTACGCTGTGCGGAGGTCTAACTACTGGCCTGAGCTTCTACATGATGTACTCT ATGGGTCGCCGCTACTACTTAGATTTCGGCGTCTTGTCTGGGTTCACGTGTTTCTTGCTCGGTCTGCTGGGGTTCAGGTCGCGAAGACAGCAGCTGTTGCCCAACAGGAACTTCATATCTG GGTACATAGTCCTCTCATCATTCTCCCTGCTCAGCGCGTTCGGGCTACTGATCCTGCTGTCAGTTCAGCCGAAGCCAGGGACCCCCCTGAATGACATCACATCCGGAGCAGTGTGCGGGGTCAGCATACTATGTCTTTGTCTGGCCACGATGGGAGTGCTGGCTAGTTACTGCTGTGCGCGGGACCCACCTGATAATAGAGTGGGGACAGTAAGATGGTATTAG